Below is a window of Phenylobacterium koreense DNA.
GGCGATGAACGACGCTCCCGTCTCCCTCACCCTCGGCCCCTTGCTCTTCAACTGGTCGCCGACCGCATTGCTCGACTTCTATCGGCGGATGGCCGACGCGGCCCCCGTCGACCGCGTCTATCTGGGCGAGGTCGTCTGCGGCAAGCGCGCGCCGCTGGCGGAGGCTGCGCTGGTCGAGGCCGCCGACATTCTCGAACGCGGCGGCAAGCAGGTGGTGTGGTCGGCCCCCTCGCTCCCGATCACCAAGCGCGAGAGCAACAGCGCGCGCGAGTTGATCATGACCGGCGGCCTCGTCGAGCTGAATGACATTTCCGGCCTCTCCAGCCTGCCGCGCGGAGCGGAGTTCGTCGCCGGCCCCTTCCTCAACATCTACAACGAAGCCGCCGCGGCCGAACTCATGCGGCTGGGATGCAGCCGGCTCTGCCCCAACGTCGAGCTCTCGCTCGCCGCCATCGGCGCCATTCACGCCGCCTGCCCCGAGATCGAGATCGAACTCTTCGCCTTCGGCCGCCTGCCGCTCGCGCTATCGGGCCGCTGCCATCACGCCCACCTCCACGGCCTGCAGCGCGACGGCTGCCAGTTCGTCTGCGACCGCGATCCCGACGGCCTTGAGGTCGCCACCCTGGAAGGACGCGGCTTCCTGGCCCTCAACGGCGTGATGACCATGTCCCAAGGCGTCCAGATCATCGACACGCCGCTATCCAAACTGAGAGCCGCTGGCGTGGGAGCGCTGCGTCTGTCGCCCCATACCGGCGACATGCTCGAGGTCATCGCCGCCTACCGCCGATACGCCGACGGCGTGATCGACGCCGAGGAACTGCGCGCCGAACTGCCGGCCGGCAGCCTGCCCGGCCCGATGGTCAGCGGCTACCTGGCCGGCGTCGCGGGCATGGCGCTCGCCGGGTGACCAACTCCAGCGCCGACATCATCGTGCTCGGCGCCGGCATCGCGGGCGCGAGCCTTGCCGCGCGCCTCGCCGGTCGCCGCCGCGTCGTCATCGTCGAGCGCGAAGACCTGGCCGGCTATCACACCACCGGCCGCTCGGCGGCGATGTACATCCCCTCTTACGGGTCGCCCGCGACGGCCCCTCTGACCAGGGCCAGCCGGGCCTTCTTCGAGGCGCCGCCGGCGGGGTTTGACGGCTCCCTGTTGCGACCCCGCCCCGTCCTGCACCTGGCGCGCGAAGGGCAGATGCAGGCCCTGGAGAAACTTTGCCGCCGTGCTAAGGGCATGGGCGTGACGGCGGCGATGGCCCACCAGCTCGTGCCGATCCTGCGCCCTGGCATAGCGGCCGGCGGCTTGCTCGAAGCCGACGCCGCCGACATCGACGTCGCTCGCCTGCATGGCGGATGGCTACGCCAGGCCAAGGAGCTCGGAGCCGAACTCCGCCTCGGCACCGGCGATTATCGCATCGAGCGGCGTAACGGGCTCTGGTGGCTCCAGGGCGAGGCCTGGACCCTGCGGGCGCCGGTCATCGTCAACGCGGCCGGCGCATGGGCCGACGTGGTGGCGGCCGCCGCGGGGTTACGCCCCTTCGGCCTGGAGCCGCGCCAGCGCACCGTGGTGCTGGTCGACCCGCCAGAGCATCCTGACTTTGGCGACTGGCCGATCGTAAAGGACGTCGAAGAACGCTTTTATTTCCGCCCCTTATCGCAACATCTTCTGATTACGCCTGCCGACGAAGCTCCCAGTCCGCCTTGCGACGCCCGGCCCGACCCGCTGGATATCGCCTGCGCCATGACGCGGTTCGACGCCGTCGCCGATCATCCGGTGCGGACCATCCGGCACAAGTGGGCCGGCCTGCGGACCTTCGCCCCGGACCGCGCCCCGCTCGTCGGCTGGTCCCCCGAGGTCCCAGGCTTCTTCTGGCACGCTGCGCTCGGCGGGATCGGCATCCAGACCTCGCCGGCGGCCAGCCGGCTCGCCGCCGCGATGCTGCTGGACGAGCAGACGCCGACCGAGCTCATCGACGCCGGCTTGCAGGCCGAGACCCTGAGCCCGGAACGCCTCGCCAACGCGGCTTAGTCGCGCCATTTACATCCAATGCGACGCTGCGCCATCCTCACGCCCGGTGGGTTAGCGACGGGGTCGGGTCCATGCTGGCGCAGTTCGGTCACGAGATATGGACCGCCGAGGGCTCCGAGGTCGTGGCCGGCCTGGGGTTCCGCTATCCGACCCGCATGGCCGTCATCAGGCTGCCGGGCGATGAGCTTTTCGTCTGGTCGCCGATCGCCCTGACCGACGGCCTCAAGGCGCAGGTCGACGCGCTCGGCGCCGTCCGCCACCTGGTCGCGCCGAATTCGCTGCACCACGTGTTCATCGCCGACTGGAAGCACGCCTATCCGGATGCTCGGCTTTACGCCGCGCCCCGCCTGCCGGAAGTCCGCAAGGACATCACCTTCGACGAGGTGCTGGACGAACGCCAAGCTTCAGAGTGGTCCGACGAGCTCGAGTTCGTCGTGGTGGAGACCGCGATAACCACCGAAGTCGTGTTCTTTCACCGCAGGAGCGGCGCGGTGATCTTCACCGACCTGATCCAGCAGTTTCCCGCCGGTTGGTTTTCGGGCTGGCGCGCGATCGTGGCGAAGCTGGATCTCATGGTCGGCCCGGAACCTTCGGTCCCCCGAAAGTTCCGCGTGGCTTTCACAAACCGCCGGGCCGCACGCGCATCTATCAGCCGGATCCTGTCGTGGTCGGCAGGAAAGGTGCTGATGGCGCACGGAATGCCCGTCGTCAGCGACGGCCAGGCGTTCCTGCGGCGGGCCTTCAAATGGCTCGCGGTCTGATCGGTTTCACCGCCCCCGGGGCCGCGTCAGCATCGGGCCGTAGGCGACCGCGAAGCCTCCGAAGGCGAGGCTCCAGAGCACCGCGGAGAGGACCAGGAGCGGCGTCGAGAAACCTTGAGCGAAGGGCGATGCGACCCGCACCACGGCCGCGCCCAGCACCGCCAGATAGATCAGCAGGGTCGGAAGGTCGGCTTCCCGCGCCCGGCCGGTGTGTCCAAGGCTTGCGCGGGTCATCACCGCCAGCGTCATGACGCCCACCGCTCCGGCGGTCACCGCGTGGACTCCCGCGCTCGACGTCACGGCCGCCGGCGCCATCACCGACGCGCCCAGCAGGCCCAGTCCCACCGCTAGCCACAGATAGCCGACGTGAAGGATCCAGACGAGCGGCTCGCGCCAGGCCTTCCATCCCCGCCAGCGGCTCAGCCGCACGAGGTGCGCCACGCCGCAGGCCAGCAGCAGGACGCCGGCCACCGCCGCATAGGGCCAGACGACCCACAGGGCGAGCGAGATCCCGGTTCCGAACAGGACCGCGCGGTCGAAGCGATTGTACGAGATCGGTCCCGGCCCGATCGCCTGTGACGAGAACCAGTTCTGGGTGAAGCTCGGGATGATACGCCCGCCGATCAGCGAGATCAGGCCGACCCCCATCGCCATGGCCAGGCGCTGGGCGATCACCTCCGCGCCGGGGGCGAGGCCGGCCAAGTGATAGAGAATGTTGGCCAGAGCCAGCAGGCTGAGCATCATGCAGACGGGCAGGTTCCTGAAATTGCGGCCGGCCAGGACCTCCCGCCACACCACGGCGGCGAAGACGATCAGGAAGCTCGAATCGACGACCGACGCCAGCACCGACGGCGGCGCGAAGCTCGCGACCCGGCCGGCGATCCACAACGCCACCAGCCAGCCCAGCCGCGCCCCTGTCACCGGCAGGCGGCCGGTCCAGTTCGGGATGGCGGTGAGCAGGAAGCCGGCGATGATCCCCGCCAGGAACCCGAACAGCATCTCGTGGATATGCCAGGTCCGCCCGTCCACCCCGCCGACAAGGCCGCCGTTGAGATGTAGGCACGCGACCCAGATCGGCACCACGACCGCGCCCCACGACGTAGCGAGTAGGAAGAACGGCCGAAAACCTCCGGAAAGCACGGCCGGCCCGCGATAGGCCCGCATGGCCTGAGCTGTCGTCGTCATGCCCGCGCTCCCTGGCCGCTCTCGGGCAAGGGAGTTCCCGGACTGGACGGACGTTCCCAAGGCGCCGAAACCGATGCCGTCAGATCGTACATATGCTCGCTCGTCTGGTTCACGCGTGCGGTCCACCCGCCGGCAAGAAGCGGGGAAACAGGATCGTCTCCTCCAGGCGGATGTGTTCGCGCAGCTCCCTGTCGAACTTGCTGCAGAGATCGTAGAGCGATCGCCACGATCGGCAGGCTTCCTCCGGAGCGGTGAATTGATGGGTGATTTCGCCGATCCTGGCCAAGTCGTCGCGCACGTCGTCGTGCTCGCTGTGCATCACCGTGAGGGGCCCGGTAAGATCGGGAACGCCTCTCAGCATCATCGGGAACAGCACCGCCTCCTCCTTGGCCTGATGCATGGAGAGATGGTCGAAGAAGCCGGTCAGCAGCTCGGCCAGGCCAAGCGGCGCGTTGGCGTGGTCGGCGTGCCGCTCCTCGACCTTGCGCGCCAGGTCGATGGCCTCCAGCAGGTCCTTCAGGTGCGGCACGTGAAAGTCCTCGACGATGCGGGCGATCAGGGCCGCGTCGGCCTCCGGTGCGATCGCGCCGCGCCCCTCATCCAAGGCCACCGCGTCCTGAAACGGGTTGGGGCTGGTCATGGCGAAATCTCCTCTTTGAGACTCACCTAAACCGCATTCGTCAGCCGCTTCCTTGTCGGCCGACAACCTCGCTCGGATGGGAATCGGTGAGCCTTGCTTTCCCCGCAGGGAGAACAAGCATGGCGTTCGACAATCCTCTGGCCGCGGAGATCTGGGCCAGCAAGTATCGGTTCTCGCAGGCCGACCAGAGCGGCGACCAGGCGATCGAGGAGACCTGGTCGCGCGTGGCCACGGCCGTCGCCGAAGCAGAGCCTGCCAAGCTCCGCAAGCATTGGCGCGAGCGCTTCCTCGACATCCTGCAGGACTTCCAGTTCCTGCCCGCCGGGCGGATCATCGCCGGCGCCGGGACCGCCCGTTCGGTCACGCTCTTCAACTGCTTCGTCATGGGCCAGATCCCGGACGATCTCTCGGCGATCTTCGGCCAGCTCCAGGAAGCCGCGCGCACCCTGCAGCAGGGCGGCGGCGTCGGTATGGACTTTTCGACCATCCGCCCCTCCGGCGCCCTGGTCCGGGGCGTGGGCGCCGATGCGTCCGGCCCGCTCAGCTTCATGGACGTCTGGGACGCCATGTGCCGCACCATCCTCTCCGCCGGGCAAAGGCGCGGGGCGATGATGGGCTGCCTGCGCATCGACCACCCCGACATCGAGGCCTTCATCGACGCCAAGCGGGACGGCGCCCGGCTGCGCAACTTCAACCTTTCGGTGCTCGTGAGCGACGCCTTCCTCGAAGCCTTGGCGCGCGACGACGAGTGGCCGCTGGTGTTCGAGGGCGTCACCTATCGCATGGTCCGCGCCGCCGATCTTTGGCGGCGGCTGATGCAGGCGACCTACGACAGCGCCGAGCCCGGGGTGATCTTCATCGACCGGGTCAACGCCGCCAACAACCTCGCCTATTGCGAGACGATTATCGCCTCCAACCCCTGCGGCGAACAGATGCTGCCGCCCTACGGGGCTTGCCTGCTCGGCTCGATCAACCTGGCCCGTCTGGTCCCCTCGCCCTTCGAACCGGACGCCCGGCTCGATGAGGCGCGGCTGGCGGAGCTGACCCGAACGGCCGTCCGCTTCCTCGACAACGTCATCGACATCTCCCGCTATCCGCTGGACGCCCAGGAGCAGGAAGCCAAGGCCAAGCGCCGCATCGGGCTCGGCGTCACCGGCCTGGCCGACGCCCTGATCTTCTGCGGCGCGCGATACGGTCAACAGGACGGCGTCGACCTCACCCGCCGCTGGCTCGGCCTCATAAAGCAGGAGGCCTATCGCGCCTCCGCCGAACTGGCGGGCGAGAAGGGCGCCTTCCCCTGCTATGATCCCCAGATCCTCGATCGGCCGAACCTGGCGTCCCTGGACGAAGAGACCCGCGAGCTGATCTCCCGCAACGGCCTGCGCAACGGTTGCCTGACCTCGATCGCGCCGACCGGCACCACCTCGCTGCTGGCCGGCAACGTCTCGTCGGGCGTCGAGCCGGTCTTCGCCTTCGCCTACACCCGCAAGGTCCGCCAGCCCGACGGCGGCTCCCGCGAGGAGGCAGTGGAGGACTACGCCCTTTCGGCCTGGAAGCGGCTGCACGGTGAAGCTCCGCCGCCGCAGGACATCTTCGTGACGGCCCAGACCCTTACGCCGGCCCACCACCTGCGCATGCAGGCCGCCGCCCAGGAGATGATCGACAGTTCGATCTCCAAGACCGTCAACTGTCCCGAGGAAATCACCTTCGACGACTTCGCCGACATCTATCTCGAAGGCTGGAAGATGGGCTGCAAGGGCCTGACGACCTACCGGCCGAACGCGATCACCGGCTCGGTGCTGTCACTCGCCCCCGAAGCCCCGCCGGCGGCCGAAGCCGCCGAAGCGCCCCCCCTCCTCACGCCCCGTCCCGAGCTGCTCGAGGGCGCCACCTACAAGCTGAAGTGGCCCGAAAGCGCCCATGCCGTCTACGTGACGATCAACGACGCCGAGTTCGACGGCGTGCGGCGGCCGATGGAGATCTTCATCAACTCCAAGAACATGGAGCACTACGCCTGGACGCTGGGGCTCACGCGGATGATCTCGGCGGTCTTCCGAAGGGGCGGCGACGTCTCCTTCGTTCCTGAAGAACTGAAGGCGGTGTTCGATCCTCGCGGCGGGGCCTGGCTCGGCGGGCGGTACGTTCCCTCGCTGCTGGCGGCCATCGGCGGGGTGATCGAGCGCCACCTCGCGCGCGACAAGGCCGAAGGTGAGCACGCCGTGGAGCATGCGCACGCCGATGCTCCGCCCGCCCCGGTCCGGTTCAAGACCGTGCCGAGCAGGACCTGTCCTCACTGTGGTTCGGTCGAGCTGGTCCGCCGCGAGGGCTGCGACACCTGCACCGACTGCGGCTACTCCAAATGTGGGTAGCCGCGCGCCGGCGTGAGACCTAGGCCCCTTCCGGTTCAGGCGGAGTCACCTGAACCGGATAAAAAGGGTCTATCTTCAAAAGACTAGAGCGTGATGCTGTCACGCTCTAGTAGCGGTATTCCAGCGAAAGCCAGGTCCGCGTCGCGTCGGGATAAACCGGCGTGGCGCTGTCGAAATAGCCGAGCCCGACTTCGACGTTCGTCCCTTTGGCGATCGGCGCGCCGAGCGAAAGGTCCAGCTCGCGGCCGAACTCGTCGTCGCCGCTGTCGTCCCGGAATTCGTGGACCTCACCAGTCAGCTTCACCGGCCGTCCAAGGTCGAAGCGCTTGCTGCCGCGAAGATAGAGGTCGCTCAATCCTTCGGCCGGAGTCGCGCCGATCACGTCGGACCAGCCCTGGAAGCCGTGCGTGGTGCCGAGCGGGGTCTGGAAGGCCTGCCGGCCGTTACCCTCGAAGCGTTCGAGCACCAGATCGAGGTTGGAGGTCTGCGTCTTCATGCCGACCGAGGCCAGGATATAGTCCAGCGAGTAGTCGGCCGGGGCGTTTCCCCAGTCCGACTGGCGCGCATACTCCAGTTCCCAGGTCGCCGAATAGCCGCTGGCCATCGGGCGTGATCCGACCAATCGGACGCCGACCGTCGCCGACGACTGCGCGGGCGCCTCGTCGATGTCCAGCAGATAGGCGTAGCCGGTCAGCTTCCCGGTCCTCCACGCCTTCTCGGCGTTCAGCATATGGATGTCGCCACGCCAGACGCCCTGCGGATGGTCACGGCCGAAGCTGCGGTTGACGCGCCAGGCGTAGCCATAGTTCACCGTCACGCCCGCAACGGGCCTGGCGAGCAATTTCACGGCGTCGAACGTCTGCTCGTTCTGCCGCCAGCCGACGGCCCCGATGAACCTCTGATTGTCGAACGCTAGGCGCTGGCGGCCGATCGTCGCCTCGCCCGCCGGCCCGGGCGCCCAGGTCACCTGGGCGCGATTGAGCTCCAGGATCTCGGCGTCCGGTATGGTCGCGTAACGGGGCCGTGGCCGCACGCCGTCGGCATAGTTGTCGATCAGCACCCCGACGCCCTCGGCTTCGATGAGCCCGGTCAGGCCTGCGTAGGTCGGCGTCTGCACGCCCAGCCTCAGGCGCGTCGTCAGCGCGAGGGCGTCAGGTCCATCCTGTTCGAGGCTTTCGAGCCGGGTCCGGCTGTCGAGGAGGAGACGTGCGCCCTGCCCGGATTCGGCGGCGAGCGCAGGAGCCGGTGCAAGCGCTGCCAGAAGGCAGAGCACCGGGCTAACTTTCGGCATCTGGAACTTACCTGTGATGATGGTGAGGGCGGGCCACGGTTCCGCCCCCTGGTCCTGACCAAGTCAGGCTCGCGACAGGTCGCGCGTGCGCGGCCTGCCGTCCCATTCCGCGGCTTCGGCGGTCCGTCTAGCGGGCCAGGCCTTCGGTCGAGATGTTCAGCGCCAGTCGACGGTCCGGCTGGGCCGAGTCGTAGGCGCGCAGGGCCCGAGCGCCAGCCTTGTGGGCGCACGAACCGATATCGAAGAATTCGAGCTCGTGGTTTGTGACGGCGTTCCGGCAAACCGTGCGGGCGGTGGTGCGCACCGCCTGCCGGACCTCGCCATAGTCGAGGCCGGCGATCCGCACCTTCAGGGTGGTCGGACGCGCGCTGCTGACGCTGACCGAGTCCACTTCCTGCGCTTGGGCGAGGCCGCCCATGGAGAGGAGAGCGGCCGCGATGGCCAGGGGCGCGACCGCGCTGCGAGGCCGGCGAAGAGGAGTTCTCGTCTGGGTCATGAGAGTGTTCCTTGTTCGCCATGAGGCTAGGACCACCTCCACTGATCGCCATTGGCTCGCATCAAACCGTGACTTGATGATTGCAGGGTCTTGCGCGGCGAGATCAGGCCGGGCCGATCCCCAGGATCGTAAGGACGTATTCCCGCCCCAGCCGCCGCAGCGAGACCTTCTGCCCGGGGATGAACACCGACAGATGGAATTCGTAGGCGGCCTCCAGGCCCTGGTCGCCTGGATAAAGGAAGAACCAGCCGGCCCGTTCGCCGTGCCAGAGGAGCCCCTCCTGGCGGCGGCCGTCGGCGGTTTCGCGAACCACCCGGCAGTCGGCAGCCTGATCGGCCCATGCCTGCGGATCGATATGGCCCTCGGAATCCAGCGGCGCGGTGAGCGTGTAGCGGTCCGGCTCTCCGTCATCTGGCGAACGCCGGGCCGGGGCCGCCTGCAGGACGATCCGCTTGAGCCTCGCCGGCGCAGGCCGGGCGCTCCTCGCCCTACGAAGGGTCGCAGGCTGCTCAAGCATCGGGGATCACCTTGCCCGGATTGAGGGTGTTGCGCGGGTCGAGCGCGACCTTCAGGCGTCGCATCAGCGCGACCTCCTCGGGCGAGCGCGACCAGGAAAGGTACGCCTTCTTCTCCAGCCCGATCCCATGCTCGGCCGAGATCGAACCGTCCCGCTCGCGCACCGCGCTGTAGACGATGTCCTCGATCCGCGCCCTCGCCCTCGGCTCGGCGGGAACAGGCGCCACGATGACGTGCAGATTGCCGTCGCCCAGGTGCCCGAAGATGATGGGCTTGGTCTGCGACCAGCAGGCGGCGAGCGCCTTGCGCACCTCGGCGACGAACCCTTCCATCTCCGAGATCGGCAGGCTGACATCGAAGGACATTATCGGACCGAAGCGGGCCACCTGGCGCACGTCGTCGCGCATCGCCCAGAAGGCGTCCCGTTCGACCTGCGACTTGGCGATGACCGCGTCGGCGATTTCGCGAGATTCCATCGCATCGCCCAGCAGGTTCTCGAGCCGCTCGGCGTCCTGCGCCCCGTCGCTGCTCATCGCTTCGATCAGCACATGGTAGGCGTGGGACTGGTCCCATGGCGACCGGCCACGGGCCGGTTCGGTGGTGACGAGCTGGAAGTAGTCGTCCCACATCACCTCGAAGGCCGACAGGTGGCCGCTGAGCGTTCCCTCGACGCGCCGAAGCAGGGTCGTCACGTCCATAAGGGTCGGGACCGCGACAAGCGCCGTCGTCACGCCGCCTCCAGCGCCCGGCCTCAGGTGCAGGACCGCCCGGGTGACCACGCCGAGCGTGCCCTCCGATCCGATGAAGAGCTGCTTCAGGTCATAGCCGGTATTGTTCTTGATCAGCCGGTTCAGCGAAGTGACCACCGTGCCGTCGGCGAGCACGGCTTCGAGGCCGAGCACCATGTTGCGGGTCATGCCGTAGCGGATGACGCGATTGCCGCCGGCATTGGTGGAGATCGCTCCGCCGATCGTCGCCGACCCTCTGGAGCCAAGATCCAGAGGCAGGATCAGCCCCGCAGCCTCCGCCGCCTCGGTGGCGGTCTCCAGCACACAGCCGGCCTGGACCGTCATGGTCTGGCCCAGCACGTCGATCTCCTCGATGCGGTTCATGCGCTCCATGCTGAGCGCCAGCGCTCCACGCGCCATGGTTCCCCGCACCAGGCCCGTCCGGCCTCCCCAGGGCACGACCTTGGCGCCCGCTTCATCGGCCGTCCGCAGGATCAACGCGACCTCGGCGGTGTCGGAGGGCCGCAGGACGGCGATCGGCGCGTCATCCGGGGAATTGACCCGCTCGCGCCCATCCACCACCGCGCCCGGCCCCAGCGCCTCGGTCAGGGCCTCCAGCAGCCTTGCATGTTCGGGGAAGGCGACCTCGATCGGCGGGGAAGCGCTCATGGCGGGGCCTCTCGATATGCGGGCCCCCCGCCCTGCCGCTCCGCAGCGGCGAGGTCGTCCAGCGTATTCAGGTTGGAAAAAGGATCCGGGCTCGTCGCGCCCCAGTCGACGAGCGCCATGCCGGCCTTGCCGGCGAGCCCCTTGAGCGAGCTTCCGCCTCCCAGCCTGTAGGCCTCCAGGTGCGGCAGCGCCGACACCCGCCAGAAGGCGCAGGTCGGGTGCAGGCGGCCATTGCTGACGGCGATCGCGACCTCGTCGTTCGCGCCGAGCCCTTCGCGGAGGACACGCCCGAAATCATCGGTCAGGCCGGGCGCGTCGCAAGGAAGCGTCAGGACGCCCGCGACGTCGCGCGACAACCCAAAGGCCAGGGCCGCCTGCAGGCCCGCCAGCGGCCCAGGGCAGTCGGGAGCATCCAGGATCAGCCGCAGGTCGCCGCGCTCGCCGACCTGATCCGGCGAACGGACGGAGACGGCGACCGCCTCGCCCCCCTGGGCCTGCGCGATCTCCACGGCGCGATCCAGCAGCGTTCGGCCCGCCAGCAGGCGCAAGGGCTTGGCCCCGCCCATCCGCCGCCCCTCCCCGCCAGCCAGCACCACGGTGACGAAGCTTCCGCTCATGGGCCGGCGAGCCTGAGCGGCGGGTGATTCCGACGCCGGCGCGGTGCGGGCCCGTGAGGACGCCGCAGCCCCCGGCTTCGCACAGCGCCGCCCGAGGGAAGGTCCTGCACCTCGTTGGTCAGGCCTCGGCGGGCGGCGAGTTGCTGCGTCAGGTAGCTCAGGTCGTTCGCCGTCAGTCGCAGGCGGGCTATCGGCAGCACCACTGCGTTTTCCAGCGCCAGGTGCGCGCGTTCACAACTGGCGAAACCGAGAAGGATCTGGCGAGCCTGACCGCCCAGCGCCGTCACAGGGACCTCATCGGCGAGCGCCCCCTCGAGGACCGCGCGCACCGCACGCACCTGTTCGGCGGCGGCCTTGTGGTCGGCGAGCAGCACCTCGAGCACGTGTTCCAGTCCATCCTCCGGGAGGCTCCGCTGCTGCACCAGCGGGAACAGGTCCTCCTCCTCGTCGAGGATGTGCAGCGGTCGCTCGAAGCGCAGGAAGCGGACGATCCGAATGGCGTTCTTCGGATCGGGGGTGTCGGACGCGGCGACCATGTCGATCAACCGGCAGAGCTGCCGATGCCGGAGGTGCTCGAAGAAGAACCAGTCGAGGGGCGTGTTCAGGAGCTCCAGCGGCATGTCTTCGATCTGGACGGTCTCATCGATGGTCATCGTGGTCTCCCTCCGTGGTCGCGCCGCCTGCCCCCTACTCGCCACGCCTGCGGATCAGGGTGAAGGTCTGGGCCACCGGCTCGAGCTTGGAACGCAGAATCTGCCCGATCGCGGTCAGCGCCGGATCCTCCGCGCCCTGAGCGGCCGAGAGCAACTGCGTCCAGCGCTCGTCCGAAGCTTCCGCCACGAAGCTGGAGACGCATTGACGAATGTAGTCCTGCACGCCTTCTCCGGCCGCCTCCGCGGCGGCTCGGACCCGCCGCCCCAGGGCCGGATCGACCGCTTCCAGCCAGGCCTCGGTGCGCGCCGCGGGACCTCCTTCCTCCAGCAGATCCCCGAGCGCCAGGCCCTCCGACGAGAAGCCGCCGTCAGGCGTGAGCTTGAGGCTCAGCCCCTTGAGGCGAGCCTTTTCGGCCAGTCCAGCGGCGTAGCGAGCCGCCACGGCGGCCCAGGCCCGGCTCTCCAGATGCAGGGCGATCCGATCCTCGACCTCCTCGAACGGAAGCCTGCGCGGTTCGGCGCGACGATCCAGGCGCAGCACATGCCAGCCGAACCGGGACCGCACCGGCCGGGACGTGGTCGCGCCTTCCGTGAGTTCCAGCAGCGCCCGCTCGACCTCGGGGGCCAGGTCGCCGGGGCTAAGTTGCCCCAGCCTTCCGTCCTCGGCGCCTGACGGGCAGTCCGAGAGCGCCCGCGCCAGTTCGGCGAAGCTGGCGCCTGCCTCAAGCGCCGCGATCGCGCGTTCGGCCTTCCCCCGCGCCTCGTCCATCCCCGTCGCGCCATCGGTCTGGGGCTCGAACAGGATGTGGGAGGCTTCGAACA
It encodes the following:
- a CDS encoding DUF4336 domain-containing protein, producing MLAQFGHEIWTAEGSEVVAGLGFRYPTRMAVIRLPGDELFVWSPIALTDGLKAQVDALGAVRHLVAPNSLHHVFIADWKHAYPDARLYAAPRLPEVRKDITFDEVLDERQASEWSDELEFVVVETAITTEVVFFHRRSGAVIFTDLIQQFPAGWFSGWRAIVAKLDLMVGPEPSVPRKFRVAFTNRRAARASISRILSWSAGKVLMAHGMPVVSDGQAFLRRAFKWLAV
- the ubiV gene encoding ubiquinone anaerobic biosynthesis protein UbiV — encoded protein: MNDAPVSLTLGPLLFNWSPTALLDFYRRMADAAPVDRVYLGEVVCGKRAPLAEAALVEAADILERGGKQVVWSAPSLPITKRESNSARELIMTGGLVELNDISGLSSLPRGAEFVAGPFLNIYNEAAAAELMRLGCSRLCPNVELSLAAIGAIHAACPEIEIELFAFGRLPLALSGRCHHAHLHGLQRDGCQFVCDRDPDGLEVATLEGRGFLALNGVMTMSQGVQIIDTPLSKLRAAGVGALRLSPHTGDMLEVIAAYRRYADGVIDAEELRAELPAGSLPGPMVSGYLAGVAGMALAG
- a CDS encoding adenosylcobalamin-dependent ribonucleoside-diphosphate reductase, encoding MAFDNPLAAEIWASKYRFSQADQSGDQAIEETWSRVATAVAEAEPAKLRKHWRERFLDILQDFQFLPAGRIIAGAGTARSVTLFNCFVMGQIPDDLSAIFGQLQEAARTLQQGGGVGMDFSTIRPSGALVRGVGADASGPLSFMDVWDAMCRTILSAGQRRGAMMGCLRIDHPDIEAFIDAKRDGARLRNFNLSVLVSDAFLEALARDDEWPLVFEGVTYRMVRAADLWRRLMQATYDSAEPGVIFIDRVNAANNLAYCETIIASNPCGEQMLPPYGACLLGSINLARLVPSPFEPDARLDEARLAELTRTAVRFLDNVIDISRYPLDAQEQEAKAKRRIGLGVTGLADALIFCGARYGQQDGVDLTRRWLGLIKQEAYRASAELAGEKGAFPCYDPQILDRPNLASLDEETRELISRNGLRNGCLTSIAPTGTTSLLAGNVSSGVEPVFAFAYTRKVRQPDGGSREEAVEDYALSAWKRLHGEAPPPQDIFVTAQTLTPAHHLRMQAAAQEMIDSSISKTVNCPEEITFDDFADIYLEGWKMGCKGLTTYRPNAITGSVLSLAPEAPPAAEAAEAPPLLTPRPELLEGATYKLKWPESAHAVYVTINDAEFDGVRRPMEIFINSKNMEHYAWTLGLTRMISAVFRRGGDVSFVPEELKAVFDPRGGAWLGGRYVPSLLAAIGGVIERHLARDKAEGEHAVEHAHADAPPAPVRFKTVPSRTCPHCGSVELVRREGCDTCTDCGYSKCG
- a CDS encoding NAD(P)/FAD-dependent oxidoreductase translates to MTNSSADIIVLGAGIAGASLAARLAGRRRVVIVEREDLAGYHTTGRSAAMYIPSYGSPATAPLTRASRAFFEAPPAGFDGSLLRPRPVLHLAREGQMQALEKLCRRAKGMGVTAAMAHQLVPILRPGIAAGGLLEADAADIDVARLHGGWLRQAKELGAELRLGTGDYRIERRNGLWWLQGEAWTLRAPVIVNAAGAWADVVAAAAGLRPFGLEPRQRTVVLVDPPEHPDFGDWPIVKDVEERFYFRPLSQHLLITPADEAPSPPCDARPDPLDIACAMTRFDAVADHPVRTIRHKWAGLRTFAPDRAPLVGWSPEVPGFFWHAALGGIGIQTSPAASRLAAAMLLDEQTPTELIDAGLQAETLSPERLANAA
- a CDS encoding alginate export family protein, whose protein sequence is MPKVSPVLCLLAALAPAPALAAESGQGARLLLDSRTRLESLEQDGPDALALTTRLRLGVQTPTYAGLTGLIEAEGVGVLIDNYADGVRPRPRYATIPDAEILELNRAQVTWAPGPAGEATIGRQRLAFDNQRFIGAVGWRQNEQTFDAVKLLARPVAGVTVNYGYAWRVNRSFGRDHPQGVWRGDIHMLNAEKAWRTGKLTGYAYLLDIDEAPAQSSATVGVRLVGSRPMASGYSATWELEYARQSDWGNAPADYSLDYILASVGMKTQTSNLDLVLERFEGNGRQAFQTPLGTTHGFQGWSDVIGATPAEGLSDLYLRGSKRFDLGRPVKLTGEVHEFRDDSGDDEFGRELDLSLGAPIAKGTNVEVGLGYFDSATPVYPDATRTWLSLEYRY
- a CDS encoding hemerythrin domain-containing protein codes for the protein MTSPNPFQDAVALDEGRGAIAPEADAALIARIVEDFHVPHLKDLLEAIDLARKVEERHADHANAPLGLAELLTGFFDHLSMHQAKEEAVLFPMMLRGVPDLTGPLTVMHSEHDDVRDDLARIGEITHQFTAPEEACRSWRSLYDLCSKFDRELREHIRLEETILFPRFLPAGGPHA
- a CDS encoding NnrS family protein produces the protein MTTTAQAMRAYRGPAVLSGGFRPFFLLATSWGAVVVPIWVACLHLNGGLVGGVDGRTWHIHEMLFGFLAGIIAGFLLTAIPNWTGRLPVTGARLGWLVALWIAGRVASFAPPSVLASVVDSSFLIVFAAVVWREVLAGRNFRNLPVCMMLSLLALANILYHLAGLAPGAEVIAQRLAMAMGVGLISLIGGRIIPSFTQNWFSSQAIGPGPISYNRFDRAVLFGTGISLALWVVWPYAAVAGVLLLACGVAHLVRLSRWRGWKAWREPLVWILHVGYLWLAVGLGLLGASVMAPAAVTSSAGVHAVTAGAVGVMTLAVMTRASLGHTGRAREADLPTLLIYLAVLGAAVVRVASPFAQGFSTPLLVLSAVLWSLAFGGFAVAYGPMLTRPRGR